The Macaca thibetana thibetana isolate TM-01 chromosome 19, ASM2454274v1, whole genome shotgun sequence genome has a segment encoding these proteins:
- the ZNF146 gene encoding zinc finger protein OZF translates to MSHLSQQRIYSGENPFACKVCGKVFSHKSNLTEHEHFHTREKPFECNECGKAFSQKQYVIKHQNTHTGEKLFECNECGKSFSQKENLLTHQKIHTGEKPFECKDCGKAFIQKSNLIRHQRTHTGEKPFVCKECGKTFSGKSNLTEHEKIHIGEKPFKCSECGTAFGQKKYLIKHQNIHTGEKPYECNECGKAFSQRTSLIVHVRIHSGDKPYECNVCGKAFSQSSSLTVHVRSHTGEKPYGCNECGKAFSQFSTLALHLRIHTGKKPYQCSECGKAFSQKSHHIRHQKIHTH, encoded by the coding sequence ATGTCACACCTCAGCCAGCAAAGAATCTACAGTGGGGAAAACCCCTTTGCCTGTAAGGTATGTGGGAAAGTCTTCAGCCACAAGTCGAACCTCACTGAGCATGAGCATTTTCACACGAGAGAGAAACCTTTTGAATGTAACGAGTGTGGAAAAGCCTTTAGCCAAAAGCAGTATGTCATTAAACATCAGAACACCCATACCGGCGAGAAGCTTTTcgaatgtaatgaatgtggaaaatCCTTTAGCCAGAAGGAAAACCTCCTTACGCACCAGaaaattcacactggagaaaaaccttTTGAGTGTAAAGATTGCGGGAAAGCTTTCATTCAGAAGTCAAACCTCATCAGACACCAGAGAACTCACACAGGAGAGAAGCCCTTTGTATGTAAGGAGTGTGGAAAAACCTTCAGTGGCAAATCCAACCTTACTGAGCATGAGAAAATCCATATTGGAGAGAAGCCTTTTAAATGTAGTGAATGTGGAACAGCCTTTGGCCAGAAGAAGTACCTCATAAAACATCAGAacattcacactggagagaaaccctatgaatgtaacgaatgtggaaaagccttctcTCAGAGAACATCCCTTATTGTACATGTGAGGATTCATTCAGGTGATAAACCTTACGAATGCAATGTGTGTGGAAAAGCCTTCTCTCAGAGCTCATCTCTCACTGTGCATGTGAGAAGCCACACAGGTGAGAAGCCCTATGGTtgcaatgaatgtgggaaagctttctCTCAGTTCTCAACCCTTGCTCTGCATTTGAGAATCCACACAGGTAAGAAGCCTTATCagtgcagtgaatgtgggaaagctttcagCCAGAAGTCACACCACATTAGACACCAGAAAATTCACACTCACTAA